The following proteins are encoded in a genomic region of Paraburkholderia sp. BL23I1N1:
- a CDS encoding porin, with amino-acid sequence MKTSISSALKTTLKATACAALLASASSAFAQSSVQLYGQVDEWVGAQKFPAGKTAVQVSGGGMSTSYWGLKGAEDLGNGYKAIFTLEGFFRAQNGQYGRFQGDTMFSRNAYVGIESPYGTVTAGRLTTPLFVSTILFNPFIDSYVFSPMVTHVYLGLGTFPTYSTDQGVTGDSGWNNAVSYSSPNFGGLSATAMYALGNTAGQNGSKKWSGQVLYFHGPFAATAVYQYVNFNNTPGDLGSFDSSGVPGLKSQSVAQAGVSYDMKFVKFFGQYMYTYNQQTISSWHVNTAQGGVSVPAGPGTVMASYAYSRDGGGLDQTRQTAALGYDYPLSKRTDIYAAYMYDKISSQTSGNTYGVGLRAKF; translated from the coding sequence ATGAAAACAAGCATCAGCAGTGCGCTGAAGACCACCCTCAAGGCAACCGCGTGTGCCGCTCTGCTGGCCAGTGCATCGTCTGCTTTTGCGCAATCGAGCGTGCAACTCTACGGTCAGGTCGACGAATGGGTGGGCGCGCAGAAATTCCCAGCCGGCAAGACGGCAGTGCAGGTGTCCGGTGGCGGCATGTCGACGTCGTACTGGGGCTTGAAGGGGGCCGAAGATCTGGGCAACGGCTACAAGGCGATCTTCACGCTGGAAGGCTTCTTCCGTGCGCAGAACGGCCAGTACGGCCGCTTCCAGGGCGACACGATGTTCTCGCGTAACGCGTACGTCGGTATCGAATCGCCGTACGGCACGGTGACGGCCGGCCGTCTGACCACGCCGCTGTTCGTGTCGACGATCCTGTTCAACCCGTTCATCGACTCGTACGTGTTCTCGCCGATGGTGACCCACGTGTACCTTGGGCTCGGCACGTTCCCGACGTACTCGACGGATCAGGGCGTGACGGGCGATTCGGGCTGGAACAACGCAGTGTCGTACTCGTCGCCGAACTTCGGCGGCCTGTCCGCTACGGCGATGTACGCGCTCGGCAACACGGCGGGTCAGAACGGCTCGAAGAAGTGGAGCGGCCAGGTGCTGTATTTCCACGGCCCGTTCGCGGCGACCGCGGTGTACCAGTATGTGAACTTCAACAACACGCCGGGCGACCTCGGCAGCTTCGACTCGTCGGGCGTTCCGGGCCTGAAGAGCCAGAGCGTGGCGCAAGCCGGCGTCTCGTACGACATGAAGTTCGTAAAGTTCTTTGGCCAGTACATGTACACGTACAACCAGCAGACCATTTCGAGCTGGCATGTGAATACGGCGCAGGGCGGCGTGTCGGTCCCGGCCGGCCCGGGTACGGTGATGGCGTCGTACGCCTATTCGCGCGACGGCGGTGGCCTCGACCAGACCCGTCAGACGGCTGCGCTCGGCTACGACTATCCGCTGTCCAAGCGCACGGATATCTACGCGGCTTATATGTACGACAAGATCTCCAGCCAGACGAGCGGCAACACGTACGGCGTCGGTCTGCGCGCGAAGTTCTAA
- a CDS encoding LysR family transcriptional regulator — protein sequence MDTLVSMKVFRHVVEVGSFVGAAERMEMSAAMASKHVMHLEQQLGARLLNRTTRRVAPTEAGREYYERLSQVLTELDEAGQVVGAASVVPQGRLRVSSLSAFGLSHVMAAVADYAEQYPQVTVDMTLSDRVVELIDEGFDVAIRASPGGLKSSSLIARQIATAHLVLCASPAYLRKHGTPKTVADLARHNYLQYAGVAPLEVATATGNGNGTPRVRLSGNLIVNHLEAQRVIVLQGAGIAMLGTEVIGDDLATGRLVPLLVDDVPPRELPIHVVYASRRHLSAKVRSFVDFLAERFANESLWPSLEQIKALAMR from the coding sequence ATGGATACCCTCGTCAGCATGAAAGTGTTCCGCCACGTGGTCGAAGTCGGCAGCTTTGTCGGCGCGGCCGAGCGGATGGAGATGTCGGCGGCGATGGCGAGCAAGCACGTGATGCACCTCGAACAGCAGCTCGGTGCGCGCTTGCTGAACCGCACCACGCGTCGTGTCGCGCCGACCGAGGCGGGCCGCGAATACTACGAGCGTCTGAGCCAGGTGCTCACCGAACTCGACGAAGCCGGGCAGGTGGTCGGCGCGGCGAGCGTCGTGCCGCAAGGGCGTTTGCGGGTGTCGTCGTTGTCGGCGTTCGGCTTGAGCCACGTGATGGCCGCGGTGGCCGACTACGCCGAGCAGTATCCGCAAGTCACCGTCGACATGACTCTGTCCGATCGCGTGGTCGAACTGATCGACGAAGGCTTCGACGTCGCGATCCGCGCTTCGCCGGGCGGGCTGAAATCGTCTTCGCTGATCGCCCGGCAGATTGCGACCGCCCATCTGGTGCTGTGCGCCTCGCCGGCCTATCTGCGGAAGCACGGCACGCCGAAGACGGTCGCCGATCTGGCGCGTCACAACTATCTGCAATACGCGGGCGTGGCTCCGCTGGAAGTCGCGACCGCCACCGGCAACGGGAACGGCACGCCGCGCGTGCGTCTGTCCGGCAATCTGATCGTCAACCACCTGGAGGCGCAGCGCGTGATCGTGCTGCAAGGCGCGGGCATCGCGATGCTCGGCACCGAGGTGATCGGCGACGATCTGGCTACGGGACGCCTTGTGCCGCTGCTGGTGGACGACGTGCCGCCGCGCGAGTTGCCGATCCACGTGGTCTATGCGAGCCGCCGGCATCTGTCGGCCAAGGTGCGTTCGTTTGTCGACTTCCTGGCCGAGCGGTTCGCGAACGAATCGCTTTGGCCTTCGCTCGAGCAGATCAAGGCGCTCGCGATGCGATAG
- the icmF gene encoding fused isobutyryl-CoA mutase/GTPase IcmF has protein sequence MTDLSTPQRAGGHKLPAGRRLRFVTAAALFDGHDASINIMRRILQASGVEVIHLGHNRSVDEVATAALQEDADGVAVSSYQGGHNEYFRYLVDLLRARGGERIKVFGGGGGVIVPEEIAELERYGVEKIYSPHDGQRLGLQGMIDDMIARCAEVVRAAAAVRKSPIGEWVGDLSACGLPRFEPGAASRIESNADDRANARDSSATAEHPDPAAFTFRRLAQLISAYEAGRVNSAEQEILSVLAQAIEVPVLGITGTGGAGKSSLTDELIRRFRLDYGDALTIAVLAIDPSRRKSGGALLGDRIRMNAIGDWGGGARVYMRSMATRNASNEITDSLSDVLTLCKAAGFDLIIVETSGIGQGNAAIVPFVDESLYVMTPEFGAASQLEKIDMLDFASFVAINKFDRKGAPDALRDVAKQVQRNRGDFAKSPGAMPVFGTIASRFNDDGVTALYQHVADALRTHGLRSGGGRLPVLDDLRHSSGRNAIVPPARVRYLADVAQTVHAYRERADAQARIARERWQLVEARRMLDEADAGNPNSTQLDTVIAQRTAALGERERKLLDAWPQTVAAYSGDEHIVNIRDRDIRTALTVTTLSGSRVRKVALPKFVDHGEILRWLMLDNLPGYFPFTAGVFPFRRENEDPTRMFAGEGDPFRTNRRFKMLSEGMPAKRLSTAFDSVTLYGEEPHERPDIYGKVGNSGVSVATLDDMKALYDGFDLCAPETSVSMTINGPAPTILAMFFNVAIDQQIARMTQQQGRPLTEDELAAARRTALENVRGTVQADILKEDQGQNTCIFSTEFSLKVMGDIQAYFVEHRVRNFYSVSISGYHIAEAGANPISQLAYTLANGFTYVEAYLARGMSIDDFAPNLSFFFSNGMDPEYTVLGRVARRIWAIAMRERYGANERSQKLKYHVQTSGRSLHAQEIDFNDIRTTLQALIAIYDNCNSLHTNAFDEAITTPTEDSVHRAVAIQLIINREWGLAKNQNPNQGSFVIEELTDLVEEAVLAEFDRLTERGGVLGAMETGYQRGRIQDESMLYEHRKHDGSYPIVGVNTFLSAHPHEAPPPIALARSTDEEKQSQLKRLRDFQARHQHDAPAALERLKRAVIDDDNVFAVLMDVVRVCSLGQITHALFEVGGQYRRNM, from the coding sequence ATGACCGATCTGTCCACGCCGCAGCGCGCCGGTGGCCACAAGCTGCCCGCGGGCCGGCGCCTGCGCTTTGTCACTGCCGCCGCCTTGTTCGACGGCCACGACGCGTCGATCAACATCATGCGGCGCATTCTGCAAGCGAGCGGCGTCGAGGTGATCCACCTCGGCCACAACCGCTCGGTCGATGAAGTCGCCACCGCCGCACTGCAGGAAGACGCCGACGGCGTCGCGGTGTCGAGCTATCAGGGCGGCCACAACGAATACTTCCGTTATCTCGTCGATCTGCTGCGCGCGCGTGGCGGCGAGCGCATCAAGGTATTTGGCGGCGGCGGCGGCGTGATCGTCCCCGAAGAAATTGCCGAACTCGAACGGTACGGTGTCGAGAAGATCTATTCGCCGCATGACGGCCAGCGTCTCGGTCTGCAAGGCATGATCGACGACATGATTGCGCGCTGCGCTGAAGTCGTGCGCGCCGCTGCAGCCGTACGGAAGAGCCCGATTGGCGAGTGGGTGGGTGATTTGTCGGCGTGTGGGCTGCCGCGGTTCGAACCGGGTGCAGCGTCGCGCATCGAGTCAAATGCCGATGATCGCGCCAACGCACGCGATTCTTCCGCTACAGCCGAACATCCCGACCCAGCAGCCTTCACTTTCCGCCGCCTTGCCCAACTGATCAGCGCGTATGAAGCGGGCCGCGTCAATTCGGCCGAGCAGGAAATACTATCGGTCCTTGCACAGGCGATCGAGGTCCCCGTCCTCGGTATCACCGGCACCGGCGGCGCCGGCAAATCTTCGCTCACCGACGAACTGATCCGCCGCTTTCGCCTCGATTATGGCGACGCCCTCACCATTGCCGTGCTGGCGATCGACCCGTCGCGCCGTAAATCCGGCGGCGCGCTGCTCGGCGACCGTATCCGCATGAACGCAATCGGCGATTGGGGCGGCGGCGCGCGCGTCTACATGCGCTCGATGGCGACACGCAACGCATCGAATGAAATTACCGATTCGTTGTCCGACGTGCTCACGCTGTGCAAGGCCGCGGGCTTCGATCTGATCATCGTGGAGACGTCCGGGATCGGGCAGGGCAATGCGGCGATCGTGCCGTTCGTCGACGAATCGCTGTATGTGATGACGCCGGAATTTGGCGCGGCGAGCCAGTTGGAGAAGATCGACATGCTCGACTTCGCCAGCTTCGTCGCGATCAACAAGTTCGACCGTAAAGGCGCGCCGGATGCGTTGCGCGATGTCGCCAAGCAGGTGCAGCGCAATCGCGGCGACTTCGCGAAGTCGCCCGGCGCGATGCCGGTGTTCGGCACGATCGCCTCGCGCTTTAACGACGATGGCGTGACCGCGCTTTATCAGCACGTGGCCGATGCGCTGCGCACGCATGGCCTGCGTTCGGGCGGAGGCCGTCTGCCTGTGCTTGATGACCTGCGCCATTCGAGCGGGCGAAATGCCATCGTGCCCCCGGCACGCGTGCGCTATCTCGCGGATGTCGCGCAGACCGTCCACGCGTACCGCGAGCGTGCCGACGCGCAAGCGCGCATCGCACGTGAGCGCTGGCAACTCGTCGAAGCGCGGCGGATGCTCGACGAAGCTGATGCAGGCAACCCCAACTCAACCCAACTCGACACAGTCATCGCCCAACGCACCGCCGCCCTCGGCGAACGCGAACGCAAGCTCCTCGACGCCTGGCCGCAAACCGTTGCCGCCTATTCCGGCGACGAACACATCGTCAACATACGCGACCGCGACATTCGCACCGCGCTCACCGTTACGACACTATCCGGCTCCAGGGTCCGCAAAGTCGCGCTGCCGAAATTCGTCGACCATGGCGAAATCCTGCGATGGCTGATGCTCGACAATCTCCCCGGCTACTTTCCGTTCACCGCGGGCGTATTCCCGTTTCGCCGCGAAAACGAAGACCCGACGCGGATGTTCGCCGGCGAAGGCGATCCGTTCCGCACCAACCGCCGCTTCAAAATGCTCTCCGAAGGCATGCCGGCCAAACGTCTTTCCACGGCCTTCGATTCGGTCACCCTCTATGGCGAAGAGCCGCACGAGCGCCCCGACATCTACGGCAAGGTGGGCAACTCGGGCGTCTCCGTCGCGACGCTCGACGATATGAAAGCGCTCTACGACGGCTTCGATCTGTGCGCGCCCGAAACGTCGGTATCGATGACGATCAACGGCCCAGCGCCGACGATTCTCGCGATGTTCTTCAACGTCGCGATCGATCAGCAGATCGCGCGCATGACGCAGCAGCAAGGTCGCCCGCTGACGGAGGACGAACTCGCAGCCGCTCGCCGCACCGCGTTGGAAAACGTGCGCGGCACGGTACAAGCCGACATCCTGAAGGAAGACCAAGGCCAGAACACCTGCATCTTCTCGACCGAGTTCAGCCTGAAAGTGATGGGCGATATTCAGGCGTACTTTGTCGAACACCGCGTGCGCAATTTCTATTCGGTGTCGATCTCCGGCTATCACATCGCCGAGGCCGGCGCGAATCCGATCTCGCAGCTCGCCTACACGCTCGCGAACGGCTTCACCTATGTCGAGGCCTATCTCGCGCGCGGCATGTCGATCGACGACTTCGCGCCGAATCTGTCGTTCTTCTTTTCGAACGGCATGGACCCGGAATACACGGTGCTGGGCCGTGTCGCGCGACGCATCTGGGCCATTGCCATGCGCGAGCGCTACGGCGCGAACGAACGCAGCCAGAAACTCAAGTATCACGTGCAGACCTCGGGCCGCAGCCTGCACGCGCAGGAGATCGACTTCAACGATATCCGTACCACGCTGCAAGCGCTGATCGCGATCTACGACAACTGCAATTCGCTGCACACCAATGCATTCGACGAAGCGATCACCACGCCCACCGAAGATTCGGTGCACCGCGCGGTCGCGATCCAGTTGATCATCAACCGCGAATGGGGGCTGGCGAAAAATCAGAATCCGAATCAGGGCAGCTTCGTGATCGAGGAACTGACCGATCTGGTGGAAGAAGCGGTGCTGGCGGAATTCGATCGACTGACTGAGCGCGGCGGCGTGTTAGGCGCAATGGAAACGGGTTATCAGCGCGGACGCATTCAGGACGAATCGATGCTGTACGAGCATCGCAAACACGATGGTTCGTATCCGATCGTCGGTGTGAACACGTTTTTGAGCGCGCATCCGCATGAAGCGCCGCCGCCGATCGCGCTCGCCCGTTCAACCGACGAAGAAAAACAGAGCCAGTTGAAGCGTCTGCGCGATTTTCAGGCGCGGCACCAGCACGATGCACCCGCTGCGCTTGAACGCCTGAAGCGCGCGGTGATCGACGATGACAACGTGTTCGCCGTGCTGATGGACGTCGTGCGTGTCTGCTCGCTCGGGCAAATCACGCACGCGTTGTTTGAAGTGGGCGGGCAGTACCGCCGCAATATGTGA
- a CDS encoding nitronate monooxygenase family protein: MALPAVLQKLALPVVASPMFIVSYPELVLAQCKAGIVGSFPALNARPAELLDEWLTQIQAQLAEHKAAHPDAIIGPIAVNQIVHQSNTRLEHDVRVCVEHKVPIFITSLRAPAREIVDAVHSYGGIVLHDVINLRHAQKALEAGVDGLILVASGAGGHAGTTSPFALVGEVRRMFDGPIVLSGSIANGGSILAAQAMGADLAYMGTRFIATKEAHAVDSYKQAIVNSTASDIIYTNLFTGVHGNYIRESIVNAGLDPEALPESDKTAMNFGSDKAKAWKDIWGAGQGVGLMDDVPSVGELVQRLTKEYDDAKARLGIAR; this comes from the coding sequence ATGGCATTGCCCGCCGTCCTGCAAAAACTCGCGTTGCCCGTCGTCGCTTCGCCGATGTTTATCGTCAGCTATCCCGAACTCGTGTTGGCTCAATGTAAGGCCGGCATCGTCGGGTCGTTCCCCGCGCTGAATGCACGCCCGGCTGAACTGCTCGACGAATGGCTCACGCAGATTCAGGCGCAGCTCGCCGAGCACAAGGCGGCTCACCCCGACGCGATCATCGGACCGATCGCGGTCAACCAGATCGTCCATCAGTCGAATACGCGGCTCGAGCACGACGTGCGGGTGTGTGTCGAACATAAGGTGCCGATCTTCATCACCAGCCTGCGCGCGCCGGCGCGTGAGATCGTCGACGCGGTGCACAGCTACGGCGGCATCGTGCTGCACGACGTGATCAACCTGCGGCATGCGCAGAAGGCGCTGGAAGCGGGCGTCGACGGGCTGATCCTGGTGGCGTCGGGTGCCGGCGGCCATGCGGGCACGACCTCACCGTTCGCGCTGGTCGGCGAAGTGCGGCGCATGTTCGACGGCCCGATCGTGCTGTCCGGCTCGATCGCCAACGGCGGCTCGATTCTCGCCGCGCAGGCCATGGGCGCGGACCTCGCCTACATGGGCACGCGTTTCATCGCGACCAAAGAAGCGCACGCGGTCGACAGCTATAAACAGGCGATCGTCAATTCCACGGCGTCGGACATCATCTACACGAACCTGTTCACCGGCGTGCACGGCAACTACATCCGCGAAAGTATCGTGAACGCGGGGCTGGACCCGGAAGCGCTGCCGGAATCGGACAAGACCGCGATGAACTTCGGCAGCGACAAGGCGAAGGCGTGGAAAGACATCTGGGGCGCAGGCCAGGGCGTCGGCCTGATGGACGACGTGCCGAGCGTGGGTGAGCTGGTTCAGCGTTTGACGAAGGAATATGACGACGCGAAAGCGCGGCTCGGCATCGCGCGGTAA
- a CDS encoding alpha/beta fold hydrolase: MAFEDFTPFRVAVGDVDIFGVKGGAGPPLLLLHGHPQSHLIWQRCAAQLAEHFTVIATDLRGYGASGKPPSDADHTPYSKRAMAADQVAVMRYFGFERFLVCAHDRGARVAHRMALDHPDAVERLMLLDIAPTLAMYEATDRTFATFYFHWFFLIQPEPLPETLIGANPAAYVDSAMGSRHAGLAPFAPEALDAYRSALAQPGAVHAMCEDYRASASIDLEHDRTDIERGHKIGCPLRVLWGEQGVIEKCFDALAEWRHVARDVSGRSLPCGHYIPEEAPDELVAEMLSFFEAVEQ, from the coding sequence ATGGCCTTCGAGGATTTCACGCCTTTTCGCGTTGCCGTGGGCGACGTCGATATTTTCGGAGTGAAGGGCGGGGCAGGGCCGCCCCTTCTGTTGCTGCACGGCCACCCGCAGTCGCACCTGATCTGGCAGCGGTGCGCGGCGCAACTGGCGGAACACTTCACCGTCATCGCCACCGACTTGCGCGGCTACGGCGCCTCGGGCAAACCGCCGAGCGACGCCGATCACACGCCGTATTCCAAACGCGCAATGGCTGCCGATCAGGTCGCCGTGATGCGCTACTTCGGTTTCGAACGATTCCTCGTGTGCGCGCATGATCGCGGCGCCCGGGTCGCGCACCGGATGGCGCTCGATCATCCCGACGCCGTCGAGCGTTTGATGCTGCTGGACATCGCGCCGACGCTCGCGATGTACGAAGCCACCGACCGCACCTTCGCAACCTTTTACTTCCACTGGTTCTTCCTGATCCAGCCGGAGCCGCTGCCGGAGACGCTGATCGGCGCGAACCCGGCCGCGTATGTCGACTCGGCGATGGGGAGCCGTCACGCGGGCCTGGCGCCGTTCGCACCCGAAGCGCTTGACGCTTATCGCAGCGCGCTGGCGCAACCCGGCGCCGTGCATGCGATGTGCGAGGACTACCGGGCGTCGGCGAGCATCGACCTCGAACACGACCGGACCGACATCGAGCGCGGCCACAAGATCGGCTGTCCGCTGCGCGTGCTGTGGGGCGAGCAGGGGGTGATCGAGAAGTGCTTCGATGCGCTGGCGGAATGGCGTCACGTCGCACGGGATGTGAGCGGGCGCTCATTGCCATGCGGGCATTACATTCCCGAAGAAGCGCCGGACGAACTGGTGGCGGAAATGCTGTCGTTCTTCGAAGCGGTCGAACAGTAA
- a CDS encoding Lrp/AsnC family transcriptional regulator, with product MTKRLAPTTPATLDETDRALLAALAADARQPVSELARLVGLSAPSTAERVRRLEAQGVIERFTVQIDPRALGFTLQAIVRVKPLPGQLHLVEEVIRRIPEFVECDKVTGDDCFICRLCLHSIEQLDEILSKVTERAETSTAIVKSTPVARRLPPLG from the coding sequence ATGACCAAACGCCTTGCTCCCACCACGCCCGCGACACTCGACGAAACCGATCGCGCGCTGCTCGCCGCGCTGGCTGCGGACGCCCGCCAGCCGGTCAGCGAACTGGCGCGTCTGGTTGGCCTGTCGGCGCCGAGTACGGCCGAGCGCGTGCGAAGGCTCGAAGCGCAGGGCGTGATCGAGCGCTTCACCGTGCAGATCGATCCACGGGCGCTCGGCTTCACGCTGCAGGCGATCGTGCGCGTGAAGCCCTTGCCCGGACAGTTGCATCTGGTGGAAGAGGTGATCCGGCGAATTCCGGAATTTGTCGAATGCGACAAGGTGACGGGCGACGATTGCTTCATCTGCCGCCTCTGTCTGCATTCGATCGAGCAGCTCGACGAGATTCTGTCGAAAGTCACCGAGCGCGCGGAGACCAGCACCGCAATCGTCAAGTCGACGCCGGTCGCGCGCCGCTTGCCGCCGCTCGGCTGA
- a CDS encoding DMT family transporter has translation MASNEIRRGAAEMTMAMLMSGTIGWLVVSSQQSPFNVVFFRCIFGGATLALVCAVLGLFRRKLFSWKMLGLALLGGAAIVINWVLLFAAYSRASISMATAVYNTQPFMLVALGALVFRERISASTVAWLVIAFIGLVFVVKVEPAVLAVPGQYLTGVAYAVGAAAMYAVSSIITKRLKGTPPHLIALIQVSLGVVMLAPFVRFDALPASGVQWFELIVLGVVNTGLMYVLLYGAIQKLPTSMTGALSFIYPVVAIIVDRVAFGQTLAWIQVLGAVLILLAAAGVNLGWRIVPQKRLSST, from the coding sequence ATGGCGTCAAATGAGATTCGCCGCGGCGCGGCGGAAATGACCATGGCCATGCTGATGTCCGGCACCATCGGCTGGCTGGTGGTGTCGTCGCAGCAGAGCCCGTTCAACGTGGTGTTCTTTCGCTGCATCTTCGGCGGCGCGACACTGGCGCTCGTGTGCGCCGTGCTCGGCCTGTTCAGGCGCAAGCTCTTTTCGTGGAAGATGCTCGGCCTCGCGCTGCTCGGCGGCGCGGCGATCGTCATCAACTGGGTGTTGCTGTTCGCGGCCTATTCGCGCGCGTCGATCTCCATGGCAACCGCCGTCTACAACACGCAGCCGTTCATGCTGGTCGCGCTCGGCGCCTTGGTGTTTCGCGAGCGCATCAGCGCGTCGACGGTGGCCTGGCTCGTGATCGCGTTCATTGGCCTCGTGTTCGTGGTGAAGGTCGAACCGGCGGTGTTGGCGGTGCCGGGCCAGTATCTGACCGGCGTCGCCTATGCCGTGGGCGCGGCGGCAATGTATGCGGTCTCGTCGATCATCACGAAGCGCCTGAAGGGCACGCCGCCGCATCTGATCGCGCTGATCCAGGTGTCGCTCGGCGTCGTGATGCTGGCGCCGTTCGTGCGCTTCGATGCGCTGCCGGCGAGCGGCGTGCAGTGGTTCGAATTGATCGTGCTCGGTGTCGTCAATACGGGGCTCATGTACGTGCTGCTCTACGGCGCGATCCAGAAGCTGCCGACTTCGATGACCGGTGCGTTGTCGTTCATCTATCCGGTGGTGGCGATCATCGTCGACCGGGTGGCGTTCGGGCAGACGCTCGCGTGGATTCAGGTGCTCGGTGCGGTGCTGATCCTGCTGGCAGCGGCCGGCGTGAATCTCGGCTGGCGGATCGTGCCGCAGAAACGTCTGTCATCGACCTGA
- a CDS encoding MBL fold metallo-hydrolase, whose protein sequence is MIRLPESIRVFERGWLSSNNVLLVDDACAALVDTGYATHAPQTLALVKRTLGARPLDLIVNTHLHSDHCGGNALLQSAWPCRTAIPGSEADAVRNWDATRLTFHATGQTCERFTFTETIAPGAQLRLGALDWQVLGAPGHDPHSLMLFCPDEHILISADALWENGFGVIFPELEGESGFAEEQAVLETIANLDVRLVIPGHGAPFTNVEQALERAFSRVAWLRADPARNAKNALKVLIVFKLLEVRAMSFDTLLRMLDDAAVMRAAATMLKPRGEWSTLVHTIVEELAARNGPLEIDGERIVARQT, encoded by the coding sequence ATGATCAGGCTACCGGAATCGATCCGAGTCTTCGAACGCGGCTGGCTTTCGTCGAACAACGTACTGTTGGTCGACGACGCCTGTGCCGCGCTCGTCGATACGGGTTACGCAACGCACGCGCCGCAGACCCTCGCGCTGGTGAAGCGAACGCTCGGCGCCCGACCGCTCGATCTGATCGTCAACACGCATCTGCATTCGGATCACTGCGGCGGCAACGCGCTCCTGCAGTCGGCGTGGCCGTGCCGCACCGCGATTCCCGGGTCCGAAGCCGACGCGGTGCGCAACTGGGACGCAACCCGTTTGACATTTCACGCCACGGGTCAGACCTGCGAGCGCTTCACCTTCACCGAGACGATCGCGCCCGGCGCGCAACTGCGGCTCGGCGCGCTCGACTGGCAAGTGCTCGGCGCACCGGGCCACGATCCGCATTCGCTGATGCTGTTCTGCCCGGACGAGCACATCCTGATCAGCGCGGACGCGCTGTGGGAAAACGGCTTCGGCGTGATCTTTCCCGAGCTGGAAGGCGAAAGCGGTTTCGCCGAAGAACAGGCGGTCCTCGAAACCATCGCGAATCTCGACGTGCGGCTCGTGATCCCTGGCCATGGCGCACCCTTCACGAATGTCGAGCAGGCGCTTGAGCGGGCGTTTTCACGCGTCGCGTGGCTACGCGCCGATCCGGCGCGCAATGCGAAAAATGCGTTGAAGGTGTTGATCGTGTTCAAGCTGCTCGAAGTTCGCGCGATGAGCTTCGACACCCTGCTGCGAATGCTCGACGATGCCGCCGTGATGCGCGCCGCCGCTACGATGCTCAAGCCGCGTGGCGAATGGTCCACGTTGGTGCATACGATCGTCGAGGAGCTAGCGGCCAGGAATGGGCCGTTGGAAATCGATGGCGAACGCATTGTCGCGCGTCAGACGTGA
- a CDS encoding MaoC family dehydratase — protein sequence MNAAPRIVTLGETFSSTLELSAESVKSFATLVNDLNPLHHDDAYAAQSRFGGLIASGTQPTAHFMALLATHFSTYAQPLGLEFDIKLKKAVHANDTLTITWRVRDAYWKPSLNGDLTHLEGSVTNQRGDTVLIGTSTILVMPKPEASADTSTSAGKNAP from the coding sequence ATGAACGCTGCGCCACGCATCGTGACGCTCGGCGAGACGTTCAGCTCGACGCTCGAACTGTCGGCGGAATCGGTGAAATCGTTCGCCACGCTCGTCAACGACCTCAACCCGCTGCATCACGACGACGCCTACGCCGCGCAAAGCCGCTTCGGCGGTTTGATCGCATCCGGCACGCAGCCCACAGCGCATTTCATGGCGCTGCTGGCCACGCATTTCTCGACCTACGCGCAACCGCTCGGACTCGAGTTCGATATCAAGCTGAAAAAAGCGGTCCACGCGAACGATACGCTGACGATCACCTGGCGCGTGCGCGACGCTTACTGGAAGCCGAGTCTGAACGGCGATCTGACGCATCTCGAAGGGAGCGTGACGAATCAGCGCGGCGACACCGTGTTGATCGGCACGTCGACGATTCTGGTGATGCCGAAACCCGAGGCATCGGCGGATACAAGCACAAGCGCGGGCAAAAACGCACCATGA
- a CDS encoding DUF1289 domain-containing protein, producing the protein MTAGIDNEDDEPAVPSPCISVCRMDASTGWCEGCLRTIDEIAGWSLFDDDAKRAVRDAIEERHAEFMARQAKVRR; encoded by the coding sequence ATGACAGCCGGCATCGATAACGAAGACGACGAGCCTGCCGTGCCGTCGCCGTGCATCAGTGTGTGCAGGATGGACGCCTCGACCGGCTGGTGCGAAGGGTGCTTGCGCACCATCGACGAAATCGCCGGCTGGTCGTTGTTCGACGACGACGCGAAGCGCGCCGTCCGGGACGCGATCGAGGAGCGTCACGCGGAGTTCATGGCCAGGCAGGCAAAGGTGCGGCGATGA